One region of Primulina tabacum isolate GXHZ01 chromosome 1, ASM2559414v2, whole genome shotgun sequence genomic DNA includes:
- the LOC142552172 gene encoding protein TRIGALACTOSYLDIACYLGLYCEROL 4, chloroplastic-like isoform X2: MWWVGLIGQFRPKKLISSIKAEVSASEEWDLPLLKETAKHFLDKSLYAVGLCSQIALTSSSSLLLSTEKHGEKKKRRAKAMLFHKLPDHDITLEAAWPELFIDCKGKYWEVPESISVDCSSLVSESGLRYRFGIHKNNALPQPVGSVDRETPPALLPGICAKAAFSYEKSKDLWRQVETEEDVIKKTETDEFWHPSYDIRLKEPHAAMSGIMGGTCEAWFVGGKDSPQVMGIYSSRAKDRGRFVADLFGSVCCTFQHGKFTKRFGDLTRLDARVDISSASALVNTVSNLYRRTEGNRSPNSRSYPRLNLIFQQQVAGPIVFRMDSKFAFDSSGGRHGPQLEDLMYSLNYSLRILRSGKVVAWYSPKRKEGMIELRLFEF; this comes from the exons GTGGGTTGGGTTAATTGGGCAATTCCGTCCAAAGAAATTGATATCATCTATTAAAGCTGAAGTTTCTGCTTCAGAAGAATGGGATCTGCCTTTGCTCAAGGAAACCGCGAAGCATTTCCTGGATAAATCACTCTATGCAGTGGGCTTATGCTCACAGATAGCTCTAACATCCTCGTCATCGTTACTATTGAGCACTGAAAAGCACGGTGAGAAGAAGAAAAGGCGTGCGAAGGCCATGCTCTTTCACAAG CTTCCAGATCACGATATTACTTTAGAAGCAGCATGGCCTGAGTTGTTCATAGACTGTAAAGGAAAATACTGGGAAGTTCCTGAGTCTATATCAGTGGACTGTTCATCACTTGTCTCTGAGTCAGGACTGAGATACCGTTTTGgcatacataaaaataatgcCCTCCCACAGCCTGTGGGTTCTGTTGATCGTGAAACACCCCCAGCTTTATTGCCTGGTATATGCGCAAAAGCTGCCTTTTCGTATGAGAAGTCTAAGGACTTGTGGAGGCAAGTAGAAACAGAGGAGGATGTGATAAAAAAGACAGAAACGGACGAATTTTGGCATCCTTCGTATGATATTCGTCTCAAAGAGCCTCATGCGGCAATGTCTGGAATTATGG GAGGTACTTGTGAAGCCTGGTTTGTTGGTGGGAAGGATTCACCCCAAGTCATGGGCATATATTCTTCAAGGGCTAAGGATAGAGGTCGTTTTGTTGCTGATTTGTTTGGATCAGTTTGCTGCACCTTCCAACACGGTAAATTCACGAAGAGATTTGGAGACCTCACCAGACTAGATGCTCGTGTGGATATTTCTTCAGCTTCTGCGTTGGTCAATACAGTGTCCAATCTTTACCGAAGGACAGAAGGCAATCGATCACCAAATTCACGGTCTTATCCAagattaaatttaatatttcagCAGCAG GTTGCTGGACCCATTGTTTTTCGAATGGATTCCAAATTCGCCTTCGACTCTTCGGGTGGGAGACATGGACCTCAGCTGGAAGATTTGATGTACAGCTTGAATTACTCTCTGAGAATCCTGCGTTCCGGGAAGGTGGTAGCATGGTATTCACCGAAAAGGAAAGAAGGGATGATTGAACTACGCCTTTTTGAATTCTAG